One window of Microbacterium sediminis genomic DNA carries:
- the tyrS gene encoding tyrosine--tRNA ligase, which translates to MTAVTPVAVQANDPTFENVFDELVWRGLVHVSTDQEALRELLGGDPIVYYCGFDPTAPSLHLGNLVQLLTMRRLQLAGHRPLGLVGGATGLIGDPKPTAERTLNDAETVAGWVARLRTQVERFLSFEGENAARIVNNLDWTAPMSAIDFLRDIGKHFRVGTMLKKDSVSARLNSETGISYTEFSYQILQGMDFLQLYREYGCVLQTGGSDQWGNLTSGTDLVHRVEGTSVHAIGTPLITDADGKKFGKSEGNAIWLDAEMCSPYAMYQFWLNADDAIVVTLLKVFTFLTRAEIEELAQQVETEPFRRAAQKRLALEVTATVHGIDAAEKAIAASEALFGKGDLAALDAGTLASALRELPNATLVPGTPVLQALVETGLVASLSEARRAIAQGGVTLDGAKVESEDATITGGLPGGVSVLRRGKKALAGIFVAG; encoded by the coding sequence GTGACCGCAGTGACCCCCGTCGCCGTGCAGGCGAACGACCCGACGTTCGAGAACGTCTTCGACGAGCTGGTGTGGCGTGGCCTCGTCCACGTGTCGACCGACCAGGAGGCTCTGCGCGAGCTCCTCGGCGGCGACCCGATCGTCTACTACTGCGGCTTCGATCCCACCGCGCCGAGCCTGCACCTGGGCAACCTCGTCCAGTTGCTGACGATGCGCCGCCTGCAGCTCGCGGGGCACCGTCCGCTCGGGCTCGTGGGCGGCGCCACCGGTCTGATCGGCGATCCCAAGCCGACGGCTGAGCGCACCCTCAACGACGCCGAGACGGTGGCGGGATGGGTGGCGCGCCTGCGCACCCAGGTCGAGCGCTTCCTCAGCTTCGAGGGCGAGAACGCCGCGCGGATCGTGAACAACCTCGACTGGACCGCGCCGATGAGCGCGATCGACTTCCTCCGCGACATCGGCAAGCACTTCCGCGTGGGCACGATGCTCAAGAAGGACTCGGTGAGCGCGCGGCTCAACTCGGAGACGGGGATCAGCTACACCGAGTTCAGCTACCAGATCCTCCAGGGCATGGACTTCCTGCAGCTGTACCGCGAGTACGGGTGCGTGCTGCAGACCGGCGGATCCGACCAGTGGGGCAACCTCACGAGCGGCACCGACCTCGTCCATCGCGTCGAGGGGACCTCGGTGCACGCGATCGGCACCCCGCTCATCACCGACGCCGACGGCAAGAAGTTCGGCAAGAGCGAGGGCAACGCGATCTGGCTCGACGCCGAGATGTGCAGCCCGTACGCGATGTATCAGTTCTGGCTCAATGCCGACGACGCGATCGTCGTGACGCTGCTGAAGGTGTTCACGTTCCTCACGCGCGCCGAGATCGAGGAGCTCGCGCAGCAGGTCGAGACCGAGCCGTTCCGGCGGGCGGCGCAGAAGCGCCTGGCGCTCGAGGTGACCGCGACCGTGCACGGCATCGACGCGGCCGAGAAGGCGATCGCCGCGTCGGAGGCACTGTTCGGCAAGGGCGATCTCGCGGCACTCGACGCCGGCACGCTCGCCTCGGCCCTGCGGGAGCTGCCGAACGCGACGCTCGTCCCCGGCACGCCCGTGCTGCAGGCGCTCGTCGAGACGGGCCTCGTCGCGTCGCTGTCGGAGGCGCGCCGGGCGATCGCCCAGGGCGGCGTGACCCTCGACGGCGCCAAGGTCGAGTCGGAGGACGCGACGATCACGGGCGGCCTGCCCGGGGGAGTGTCGGTTCTCCGCCGCGGCAAGAAGGCGCTCGCGGGCATCTTCGTCGCGGGCTGA
- the argH gene encoding argininosuccinate lyase: MSTSGHGTNEGALWGARFASGPSPELQELSRSTHFDWALALYDIRGSHAHATALAAAGYLTDDEARRMHEGLDALAARVQDGTLRPRPTDEDVHGALEAALIDEVGADLGGRLRAGRSRNDQIATLVRMYLIDHAQVIAKELLALVDALVAQAEAHPGAILPGRTHLQHAQPVLLAHHLQAHAWPLVRDLERLRDWRARAGVSPYGGGALAGSTLGLDPQLVADELGLDRPSENSLDGTAARDVVAEFAYIAAQIGIDVSRLAEEIILWNTREFGFVTLDDGYSTGSSIMPQKKNPDIAELARGKSGRLIGNLTGLLATLKALPLAYNRDLQEDKEPVFDSVATLEVLLPAFTGMVATMRFDTDRMAELAPQGFSLATDVAEWLVKRRVPFRDAHEISGALVRACEERGIGLEDADDELLASVSEQLTPEVREVLTIDGSVASRSGVGGTAPERVAEQRAELVARAQRAAHALGL; this comes from the coding sequence GTGAGCACGAGCGGACACGGCACGAACGAGGGAGCCCTCTGGGGCGCACGATTCGCGAGCGGTCCGTCGCCCGAGCTGCAGGAGCTGAGCCGCTCGACCCACTTCGACTGGGCCCTGGCGCTCTACGACATCCGCGGCTCTCACGCCCACGCGACGGCGCTGGCCGCGGCCGGCTACCTCACCGACGACGAGGCCCGGCGCATGCACGAGGGCCTCGACGCCCTCGCCGCCCGCGTCCAGGACGGCACGCTGCGCCCCCGGCCCACCGACGAGGACGTCCACGGCGCGCTCGAAGCGGCGCTCATCGACGAGGTGGGTGCCGATCTCGGCGGGCGCCTGCGCGCCGGGCGCAGCCGCAACGATCAGATCGCCACCCTGGTGCGGATGTACCTCATCGACCACGCCCAGGTCATCGCGAAGGAGCTGCTCGCCCTCGTCGACGCGCTCGTGGCGCAGGCCGAGGCCCACCCCGGCGCGATCCTGCCCGGCCGCACGCACCTGCAGCACGCGCAGCCGGTGCTGCTGGCGCACCACCTGCAGGCCCACGCCTGGCCCCTCGTGCGCGATCTCGAGCGTCTGCGCGACTGGCGCGCCCGCGCCGGCGTCTCGCCGTACGGCGGGGGAGCGCTCGCCGGATCCACCCTCGGGCTCGACCCGCAGCTCGTGGCCGACGAGCTCGGCCTCGACCGCCCGTCGGAGAACTCGCTCGACGGCACCGCCGCCCGCGACGTGGTGGCGGAGTTCGCCTACATCGCGGCGCAGATCGGCATCGACGTCTCGCGCCTGGCCGAGGAGATCATCCTCTGGAACACGCGCGAGTTCGGCTTCGTCACGCTCGACGACGGCTACTCGACCGGCTCGAGCATCATGCCGCAGAAGAAGAACCCCGACATCGCCGAGCTCGCGCGCGGCAAGTCGGGGCGCCTCATCGGCAACCTCACCGGACTGCTGGCCACGCTCAAGGCGCTCCCGCTCGCGTACAACCGCGATCTGCAGGAGGACAAGGAGCCGGTCTTCGACTCGGTCGCCACCCTCGAGGTGCTGCTGCCGGCCTTCACCGGCATGGTCGCCACGATGCGGTTCGACACGGATCGGATGGCGGAGCTCGCGCCGCAGGGCTTCTCGCTCGCGACCGACGTGGCCGAGTGGCTCGTCAAGCGCCGCGTGCCGTTCCGCGACGCGCACGAGATCTCGGGCGCGCTCGTCCGCGCGTGCGAGGAGCGGGGCATCGGGCTCGAGGACGCCGACGACGAGCTGCTCGCGTCGGTGTCGGAGCAGCTGACCCCCGAGGTCCGCGAGGTGCTCACGATCGACGGCTCGGTCGCCTCGCGCTCGGGCGTGGGCGGCACCGCCCCGGAGCGCGTCGCCGAGCAGCGAGCCGAGCTCGTGGCCCGCGCGCAGCGCGCCGCGCACGCCCTCGGGCTGTGA
- a CDS encoding heparan-alpha-glucosaminide N-acetyltransferase domain-containing protein, with the protein MTIDGAASPRTGEPAPSRLAARWRRFDGPGREAGVDLARGIAVVGMFAAHLLTTPALVWRDPGSWLGLVDGRSSILFATLAGVSLALTTGGWRGADGTDLTLARGRIALRAVCIWAWGLLLISLATPVIVILPAYAILFLLALPALRWRATRLFVVAAAIGVVVPFAIAWLNTLPMWQTPGGEVAADAIGWNYPFPLWAAFVAAGLGIGRLRLSMPLTAALLLAAGTVLAAVGYGLFGRWAAPAGPWHALSAEPHSSGVGEAIGSGGFAIAVIAACVLLCATPLRWLAIPLRAVGAMPLTAYSAQLIAWALLQPDPGATGSDLLAFRALEPFWPMTVATLVGCTAWTLLVGRGPLESGISWLARRLTPPHERSRLTP; encoded by the coding sequence ATGACGATCGACGGCGCCGCCTCGCCCCGCACGGGGGAGCCGGCGCCGTCGCGTCTCGCCGCGCGATGGCGGCGCTTCGACGGGCCCGGGCGCGAGGCGGGCGTCGACCTCGCCCGCGGGATCGCCGTGGTCGGCATGTTCGCCGCGCATCTGCTCACGACGCCCGCGCTCGTGTGGCGCGACCCGGGCAGCTGGCTCGGCCTGGTCGACGGTCGCTCGTCCATCCTGTTCGCCACGCTGGCCGGCGTCTCGCTCGCCCTCACGACCGGGGGATGGCGCGGTGCCGACGGCACAGACCTCACGCTCGCCCGCGGCCGCATCGCGCTGCGCGCCGTGTGCATCTGGGCCTGGGGACTGCTGCTGATCAGCCTCGCGACGCCGGTCATCGTGATCCTGCCCGCCTACGCGATCCTGTTCCTCCTCGCGCTGCCCGCGCTGCGCTGGCGCGCCACGCGGCTCTTCGTCGTCGCGGCGGCGATCGGGGTCGTCGTGCCGTTCGCGATCGCGTGGCTGAACACCCTGCCGATGTGGCAGACGCCCGGCGGCGAGGTCGCGGCCGACGCGATCGGCTGGAACTACCCGTTCCCGCTGTGGGCGGCGTTCGTGGCGGCCGGCCTGGGCATCGGGCGGCTGCGCCTGTCGATGCCGCTGACGGCGGCGCTCCTGCTCGCCGCCGGCACCGTGCTGGCGGCCGTCGGGTACGGGCTGTTCGGGCGCTGGGCCGCCCCCGCCGGCCCGTGGCACGCGCTCTCGGCCGAACCGCACTCGAGCGGCGTGGGCGAGGCGATCGGATCGGGCGGGTTCGCGATCGCGGTGATCGCCGCGTGCGTGCTGCTGTGCGCGACGCCGCTGCGGTGGCTCGCGATCCCGCTGCGCGCCGTCGGGGCGATGCCGCTGACCGCCTACTCCGCGCAGCTCATCGCCTGGGCGCTGCTGCAGCCCGACCCCGGGGCCACGGGCAGCGACCTCCTCGCGTTCCGGGCGCTCGAGCCGTTCTGGCCGATGACGGTGGCGACGCTCGTCGGCTGCACCGCCTGGACCCTGCTGGTCGGGCGCGGGCCGCTCGAGTCCGGGATCTCCTGGCTCGCCCGGCGCCTCACCCCGCCGCACGAGCGCTCGCGGCTCACACCGTAG
- the argF gene encoding ornithine carbamoyltransferase, whose translation MTRHFLRDDSITPAEQAEILDLAAQLKADRWSQRPLEGPQTVAVIFDKSSTRTRVSFAVGIADLGGTPLIISTASSQLGGKETPADTARVLERQVAAIVWRTYAQAGLEEMAEGTRVPVINALSDDFHPCQLLADLLTIREHKGELKGLTLSFFGDGRSNMAHSYALAGAMAGMHVRVASPEDYAPREDVVADADRIAAETGGSVTLYTDPLEAAAGADVVVTDTWVSMGKEEEKLARLRDLGAYKVTQETMSVADPAAIFIHCLPADRGYEVDADVIDGPQSVIWDEAENRLHAQKALLVWLLRQQ comes from the coding sequence ATGACTCGCCACTTCCTGCGCGACGACAGCATCACCCCGGCCGAGCAGGCCGAGATCCTCGATCTCGCCGCGCAGCTGAAGGCCGACCGGTGGTCGCAGCGCCCGCTCGAGGGCCCGCAGACCGTGGCGGTGATCTTCGACAAGTCGTCCACCCGCACCCGGGTGTCGTTCGCGGTCGGGATCGCCGATCTCGGTGGCACGCCGCTGATCATCTCCACCGCCAGCAGTCAGCTCGGCGGCAAGGAGACGCCGGCCGACACCGCGCGGGTGCTCGAGCGCCAGGTCGCCGCGATCGTGTGGCGCACCTACGCGCAGGCCGGGCTCGAGGAGATGGCCGAGGGCACCCGCGTGCCGGTCATCAACGCGCTCTCCGACGACTTCCACCCCTGCCAGCTGCTGGCCGACCTGCTCACGATCCGCGAGCACAAGGGCGAGCTGAAGGGGCTGACGCTGTCGTTCTTCGGCGACGGGCGCAGCAACATGGCCCACTCGTACGCGCTGGCCGGCGCGATGGCCGGCATGCACGTGCGCGTGGCCTCGCCCGAGGACTACGCGCCCCGCGAGGACGTGGTCGCCGACGCCGACCGGATCGCCGCCGAGACGGGCGGCTCCGTCACGCTCTACACCGACCCCCTCGAGGCCGCCGCGGGGGCAGACGTGGTCGTCACCGACACGTGGGTCTCGATGGGCAAGGAGGAGGAGAAGCTCGCTCGCCTGCGCGACCTCGGCGCCTACAAGGTGACCCAGGAGACGATGTCGGTCGCCGATCCCGCCGCGATCTTCATCCACTGCCTCCCCGCCGATCGCGGGTACGAGGTCGACGCCGACGTGATCGACGGGCCGCAGAGCGTGATCTGGGACGAGGCGGAGAACCGCCTGCACGCGCAGAAGGCCCTGCTCGTCTGGCTGCTGCGGCAGCAGTGA
- a CDS encoding acetylornithine transaminase yields MSSSIEWKVAAERDLMNLGSRPRLFVRGEGSHLWDDEGTRYLDFLGGIAVNCLGHAHPVFVEAVSRQAATLAHVSNLYTSEPQLALAARLKRLAGTGEQGRVFLANSGSEANESAIKLARLHGNPRGAQTILCLEGAFHGRTTGALSLTPKAAYQDPFAPLLPGAKAIPVTIEALEAAFAEGGVAAIVIEPIQGEAGVRELPERFLARARELATAHDALLILDEVQTGSGRTGRWFAFQHTDVVPDAVTFAKGVAAGFPLGGLITFGAASELFSPGTHNSTFGGNPLASHVADAVLGFIESEDLLANVTARGDQLRAAVAEYPIVSGTRGAGLLIGVTLEEPVAPQVAAAALERGLIVNAPAADVIRLAPAYTIGDAEIDEFLNLFREALAAVAQTQEIPA; encoded by the coding sequence ATGAGCAGCAGCATCGAATGGAAGGTGGCCGCCGAGCGCGACCTCATGAACCTCGGGAGCCGTCCGCGACTGTTCGTGCGGGGCGAGGGGTCCCACCTGTGGGACGACGAGGGCACCCGCTACCTCGACTTCCTCGGCGGCATCGCGGTGAACTGCCTCGGGCACGCCCACCCCGTGTTCGTCGAGGCGGTCTCGCGCCAGGCCGCGACCCTCGCGCACGTGTCGAACCTCTACACGTCCGAGCCGCAGCTCGCGCTCGCCGCGCGGCTGAAGCGCCTCGCCGGCACGGGCGAGCAGGGCCGGGTGTTCCTGGCCAACTCCGGCAGCGAGGCCAACGAGTCGGCGATCAAGCTCGCGCGGCTGCACGGCAACCCGCGCGGCGCGCAGACGATCCTCTGCCTCGAGGGCGCGTTCCACGGCCGCACCACGGGCGCGCTGTCGCTCACGCCCAAGGCCGCCTACCAGGATCCCTTCGCGCCGCTGCTGCCGGGCGCGAAGGCGATCCCCGTCACGATCGAGGCGCTCGAGGCCGCGTTCGCGGAGGGCGGCGTGGCGGCCATCGTGATCGAGCCGATCCAGGGCGAGGCCGGCGTGCGCGAGCTGCCCGAGCGCTTCCTCGCCCGGGCGCGCGAGCTCGCGACCGCGCACGACGCGCTGCTCATCCTCGACGAGGTGCAGACCGGCTCGGGGCGCACGGGGCGGTGGTTCGCCTTCCAGCACACCGACGTCGTGCCCGACGCGGTGACCTTCGCCAAGGGCGTCGCCGCCGGCTTCCCGCTCGGCGGGCTGATCACGTTCGGCGCGGCGAGCGAGCTGTTCTCGCCCGGCACGCACAACTCCACGTTCGGCGGCAACCCGCTCGCCAGCCACGTCGCCGACGCGGTGCTGGGCTTCATCGAGAGCGAGGACCTGCTGGCCAACGTGACCGCCCGCGGCGACCAGCTGCGCGCCGCGGTCGCGGAGTACCCGATCGTCTCGGGCACGCGCGGCGCCGGCCTGCTCATCGGCGTGACGCTCGAGGAGCCGGTCGCGCCGCAGGTCGCCGCCGCGGCGCTCGAGCGCGGCCTGATCGTCAACGCCCCGGCGGCCGACGTGATCCGCCTCGCGCCGGCCTACACGATCGGCGACGCCGAGATCGACGAGTTCCTCAACCTCTTCCGCGAGGCGCTCGCCGCCGTCGCGCAGACCCAGGAGATCCCCGCATGA
- the argB gene encoding acetylglutamate kinase produces the protein MSEIDLQQTTPEQAAFKATTLIESLPWLKQFRDQIVVVKYGGNAMISEELQDAFAEDIAYLRYVGIKPVVVHGGGPQISNMLDRLAIPSEFKGGYRVTSTEAISVVRMVLTGQINPQLVAKINSHGPFAVGLSGEDAALFGGRRRGVVIDGVEESLGRVGDVVQVDPTPVIDHLKADRIPVVAGVAPDLDRPGQTLNINADAAASALARALGAKKLVILTDVPGLYADWPRRDSLVSHLRAAELRELMPKLESGMIPKMQACLDAVEGGVEKASIIDGRVPHSVLVELFTSEGIGTEVVA, from the coding sequence ATGAGCGAGATCGATCTCCAGCAGACCACGCCCGAGCAGGCGGCCTTCAAGGCGACCACGCTCATCGAGTCGCTGCCGTGGCTCAAGCAGTTCCGCGACCAGATCGTCGTCGTCAAGTACGGCGGCAACGCGATGATCAGCGAGGAGCTGCAGGACGCCTTCGCGGAGGACATCGCCTACCTGCGCTACGTGGGCATCAAGCCCGTGGTCGTGCACGGCGGCGGCCCGCAGATCTCGAACATGCTCGATCGCCTCGCCATCCCGAGCGAGTTCAAGGGCGGCTACCGCGTCACCTCGACCGAGGCGATCTCGGTGGTGCGGATGGTGCTGACGGGCCAGATCAACCCGCAGCTCGTGGCGAAGATCAACTCGCACGGCCCCTTCGCCGTGGGCCTGTCCGGCGAGGACGCGGCCCTGTTCGGCGGCCGCCGCCGCGGCGTCGTGATCGACGGCGTCGAGGAGAGCCTCGGCCGCGTGGGCGACGTGGTGCAGGTGGATCCGACGCCGGTGATCGATCACCTCAAGGCCGATCGCATCCCCGTCGTCGCCGGCGTGGCCCCCGACCTCGATCGCCCCGGGCAGACGCTCAACATCAACGCGGACGCCGCGGCCTCCGCGCTCGCGCGGGCGCTGGGGGCCAAGAAGCTCGTCATCCTCACCGACGTGCCGGGGCTCTACGCCGACTGGCCGCGCCGCGACTCGCTCGTCTCGCACCTGCGGGCGGCCGAGCTGCGCGAGCTCATGCCGAAGCTCGAGTCGGGGATGATCCCCAAGATGCAGGCCTGCCTCGACGCGGTCGAGGGTGGGGTCGAGAAGGCGTCGATCATCGACGGGCGGGTGCCGCACTCGGTGCTCGTGGAACTGTTCACCAGTGAGGGAATCGGAACGGAGGTCGTGGCATGA
- the argJ gene encoding bifunctional glutamate N-acetyltransferase/amino-acid acetyltransferase ArgJ, with protein MSVTAPAGFEATGVAAGLKSTGKPDVAVVVNRGPLKTGAAVFTSNRAKANPILWSQQAIADGAVEAIVLNSGGANCFTGSFGFQTTHQTAEKAAELLGVSAGDVLVCSTGLIGTGDEAFRAKVLAGTETAIAQLSADGGPAAAEAIMTTDTVPKTATFAGDGWTIGGMAKGAGMLAPALATMLVVLTTDAVLTPEQADAHLRAATRVTFDRLDSDGAMSTNDQVTLLASGASGVEPEPEAFRAALTDVCRDLATQLMADAEGASHEISIHVRGAATEDDAVEVGRALARNSLFKTAIFGNDPNWGRVLAAIGTTSAEFDPYNVDVWMNGVRVCTQGGPDRPREEVDLTPRATTIEIDLFSGEETATIMTNDLTHAYVHENSAYSS; from the coding sequence GTGAGCGTGACCGCCCCCGCAGGATTCGAGGCGACCGGAGTCGCGGCCGGACTGAAGTCGACGGGCAAGCCCGACGTCGCCGTCGTGGTCAACCGCGGCCCGCTCAAGACGGGCGCGGCGGTGTTCACGAGCAACCGCGCCAAGGCCAACCCGATCCTGTGGTCGCAGCAGGCCATCGCGGACGGCGCCGTCGAGGCGATCGTGCTCAACTCGGGCGGCGCCAACTGCTTCACGGGTTCGTTCGGCTTCCAGACCACGCACCAGACCGCCGAGAAGGCGGCCGAGCTCCTGGGCGTCAGCGCCGGCGATGTGCTCGTGTGCTCGACCGGGCTGATCGGCACGGGCGACGAGGCCTTCCGCGCCAAGGTGCTCGCGGGCACCGAGACCGCGATCGCGCAGCTGAGCGCCGACGGCGGCCCCGCCGCGGCGGAGGCGATCATGACGACCGACACCGTGCCCAAGACCGCGACGTTCGCGGGCGACGGCTGGACGATCGGCGGCATGGCGAAGGGCGCGGGCATGCTCGCGCCGGCGCTGGCCACGATGCTCGTCGTGCTGACCACCGATGCCGTGCTCACGCCGGAGCAGGCCGACGCGCACCTGCGCGCGGCCACCCGGGTGACGTTCGATCGCCTCGACTCCGACGGCGCGATGTCGACCAACGACCAGGTCACCCTCCTCGCGAGCGGCGCCTCGGGGGTCGAGCCGGAGCCGGAGGCGTTCCGCGCCGCGCTCACCGACGTGTGCCGGGATCTCGCCACGCAGCTCATGGCCGACGCGGAGGGAGCCAGCCACGAGATCTCGATCCACGTGCGCGGGGCAGCCACCGAGGACGACGCCGTCGAGGTGGGCCGCGCGCTGGCCCGCAACAGCCTCTTCAAGACCGCGATCTTCGGCAACGACCCCAACTGGGGGCGCGTGCTCGCCGCGATCGGCACGACGAGCGCCGAGTTCGACCCCTACAACGTGGACGTCTGGATGAACGGCGTGCGCGTGTGCACGCAGGGCGGTCCCGACCGTCCGCGCGAGGAGGTCGACCTCACGCCGCGGGCCACGACCATCGAGATCGACCTGTTCTCGGGCGAGGAGACGGCGACCATCATGACGAACGACCTCACCCACGCGTACGTCCACGAGAACAGCGCCTACAGCTCATGA